One segment of Deinococcus sp. Leaf326 DNA contains the following:
- a CDS encoding histone deacetylase, which produces MTVPAAFAHPFRAYTPASYEFPLPEGHRFPYYKYAGVRDLLAPHLPVLDTPALTWADAARVHDPLWLRRWRRGEVDRHEQRAFGLPWSPGVVERARRAAGGSLAALHDARRVGWGANLAGGTHHAFADRAEGFCLVNDAALLTRIALQDGLARRVAVLDLDVHQGNGTAALLQGEMAAGTAFTLSIHGERNYPFRKERSSLDLGLGDGIDDAEYLRVLRGAAVPALEAFRPEVLLYLAGADVLAGDRFGRFALSLEGVHERNRVVLAWARARGVPVVTMMAGGYNRDHGLTVAAHASVVLAGLEVFA; this is translated from the coding sequence ATGACCGTCCCTGCTGCCTTCGCCCATCCTTTCCGGGCCTACACGCCGGCCAGCTACGAGTTTCCGCTGCCGGAGGGCCACCGTTTTCCGTACTACAAGTACGCCGGGGTGCGCGACCTGCTCGCCCCCCACCTGCCGGTGCTCGACACTCCCGCCCTAACCTGGGCCGACGCCGCGCGGGTCCACGATCCGCTGTGGCTGCGGCGCTGGCGGCGGGGCGAGGTGGACCGCCACGAGCAGCGCGCCTTCGGGCTGCCCTGGTCGCCGGGGGTGGTCGAGCGGGCGCGCCGGGCGGCGGGCGGGTCGCTGGCCGCGCTGCACGACGCCCGGCGCGTGGGGTGGGGCGCCAACCTCGCGGGGGGCACGCACCACGCCTTCGCCGATCGCGCCGAGGGCTTTTGCCTCGTGAACGACGCTGCGCTCCTGACCCGGATCGCGCTTCAGGACGGTCTCGCGCGCCGGGTGGCCGTACTGGACCTCGACGTGCACCAGGGCAACGGCACGGCGGCGCTGCTTCAGGGCGAGATGGCGGCGGGCACGGCCTTTACCCTGAGTATTCACGGCGAGCGTAACTACCCTTTCCGCAAGGAGCGCAGTTCGCTGGACCTGGGGCTGGGCGACGGGATAGACGACGCCGAGTACCTGCGGGTGCTGCGTGGCGCGGCGGTGCCCGCCCTGGAGGCCTTCCGGCCGGAGGTGCTGCTGTACCTCGCGGGCGCCGATGTGCTGGCCGGTGACCGGTTCGGCCGCTTCGCGCTGAGCCTGGAGGGAGTTCACGAGCGCAACCGCGTGGTGCTGGCCTGGGCACGGGCGCGCGGCGTGCCGGTCGTCACCATGATGGCGGGCGGCTACAACCGCGATCACGGCCTCACGGTGGCCGCGC
- a CDS encoding beta-galactosidase, protein MTIHPDAAADSAPHPQPPHLLLGVCDYPEQVPGERWAPYARQQRELGLSFVRVAEFAWSRMEPRPGEYEWAWLDEAVGTYAAQGLRVVLCTPTATPPAWLVRAHPEILPVDDQGRVREFGSRRHYDFASPVYREHSRRITRAIAERYGEHPAVAGWQTDNEFGCHATSRSYGGASAAAFPGWLQRRYGSLEALNTAWGNAFWSMEYTAWDQIAPPVLTVTEANPAHALDYARFCSAMIAEFQAEQVAILRECSPGRFVTHNFMIFESGFDHYEVSRGLDFATWDNYPLGMLEFFAPPGFEAEKLEFARTGHPDLVAFNHDLYRGLLAGVPGRLGREGPGTPAGPWVMEQQCGQVNWAPYNPLPAGGAVALWTAQAWAHGNDVVSYFRWRAATAAQEILHSGLLRHDETPDRGHTEVAALDLEGFPAGEVPARVALLHDYESLWIYDLQPHSAGLNYWAQTLAYYSALRALGVDVDVLHADADLSGYAVVVAPAITLMTPERAARWTAATEAGARLVCGPRTAFRTGSGGTPEGGQFGPLAALLGARLLQFDSLRPGLETRVAGPGGEHEAFAWAESYRPEAGTAVTHRYVGGPLDGQAAALCRPGGQGESVVVGAHSPALITEVLRGVLERAGVDTTDLPAGLRLSRRAGRTLLQNWTAAALTWEGTEVPPVSFQVRAD, encoded by the coding sequence ATGACGATTCATCCCGACGCGGCCGCCGACTCTGCTCCTCACCCCCAGCCGCCTCACCTGCTGCTGGGCGTCTGCGACTACCCCGAACAGGTGCCCGGCGAGCGCTGGGCACCCTATGCCCGGCAGCAGCGCGAGCTGGGCCTGAGCTTCGTGCGCGTCGCCGAGTTCGCCTGGAGCCGCATGGAGCCGCGCCCCGGCGAGTACGAGTGGGCCTGGCTCGACGAGGCCGTCGGGACATACGCCGCCCAGGGCCTGCGCGTGGTGCTGTGTACGCCGACCGCCACCCCGCCCGCGTGGCTGGTGCGCGCCCATCCCGAAATCCTGCCGGTGGACGACCAGGGCCGCGTCCGCGAGTTCGGGTCGCGGCGGCATTACGACTTCGCGTCGCCGGTGTACCGCGAGCACTCGCGCCGCATCACGCGCGCCATCGCCGAGCGCTACGGCGAGCACCCGGCCGTCGCCGGCTGGCAGACCGACAACGAGTTCGGCTGCCACGCCACGTCCCGCAGCTACGGCGGCGCGAGTGCGGCGGCCTTTCCCGGCTGGCTCCAGCGGCGTTACGGCAGCCTGGAGGCCCTGAACACGGCCTGGGGCAACGCCTTCTGGAGCATGGAGTACACGGCCTGGGACCAGATCGCCCCGCCCGTTCTGACCGTCACCGAGGCCAATCCGGCGCACGCCCTCGACTACGCCCGCTTCTGCTCGGCCATGATCGCCGAGTTTCAGGCCGAGCAGGTCGCCATCCTGCGCGAGTGCTCGCCGGGGCGGTTCGTCACGCACAACTTCATGATTTTCGAGTCGGGCTTCGACCACTACGAGGTCAGCCGGGGACTGGACTTCGCCACCTGGGACAACTACCCGCTCGGGATGCTGGAGTTCTTCGCGCCCCCCGGCTTCGAGGCCGAGAAGCTGGAGTTCGCGCGCACCGGCCACCCCGACCTCGTGGCCTTCAACCACGACCTGTACCGGGGACTGCTTGCGGGCGTACCTGGCCGCCTGGGACGCGAGGGTCCCGGCACCCCCGCCGGCCCCTGGGTCATGGAGCAGCAGTGCGGACAGGTGAACTGGGCCCCCTACAACCCGTTGCCCGCAGGCGGCGCGGTGGCGCTGTGGACCGCCCAGGCCTGGGCGCACGGCAACGACGTGGTGAGCTATTTCCGCTGGCGGGCCGCCACCGCTGCCCAGGAAATCCTGCACTCGGGCCTGCTGCGTCACGACGAGACGCCCGACCGGGGGCACACCGAGGTTGCCGCGCTGGACCTGGAAGGGTTCCCGGCCGGCGAGGTGCCCGCGCGCGTGGCCCTGCTGCACGACTACGAGAGCCTGTGGATCTATGACCTGCAACCCCACAGCGCGGGCCTGAACTACTGGGCGCAGACGCTGGCCTACTACTCCGCCCTGCGCGCCCTGGGGGTGGACGTGGACGTGCTGCACGCCGACGCCGACCTGAGCGGCTACGCGGTGGTCGTCGCGCCCGCCATCACCCTGATGACCCCGGAGCGCGCCGCGCGCTGGACGGCGGCCACGGAGGCGGGCGCCCGGCTGGTCTGCGGTCCGCGCACGGCCTTCCGCACCGGGTCGGGCGGCACGCCGGAGGGCGGGCAGTTCGGGCCGCTCGCCGCGCTGCTGGGCGCCCGCCTGCTCCAGTTCGACTCGCTGCGCCCCGGCCTCGAAACGCGCGTCGCTGGCCCCGGCGGCGAGCACGAGGCCTTCGCCTGGGCCGAGAGCTACCGCCCCGAGGCAGGCACAGCGGTCACACACCGCTACGTGGGTGGCCCGCTGGACGGTCAGGCGGCGGCCCTGTGCCGCCCAGGCGGTCAGGGCGAGAGCGTGGTCGTCGGCGCCCACAGCCCGGCCCTGATCACCGAGGTGCTGCGCGGCGTGCTGGAGCGCGCGGGAGTGGACACCACCGATCTGCCGGCGGGCCTGCGCCTGAGCCGGCGCGCCGGGCGTACCCTTCTCCAGAACTGGACCGCCGCCGCACTGACCTGGGAGGGAACAGAAGTACCGCCCGTGTCGTTCCAGGTTCGGGCCGACTGA
- a CDS encoding glycoside hydrolase family 36 protein yields the protein MTHHFTLNIDPADLLVLTNGYQSWSEAELRPLQGTQVRAKLHWMTEQGQDPAFPPSDEAGVWRSHTLVALVRENGGGWVGCALDAARTFAHWEVRAAGDRVEVSCALEGPEVEVAWEETDDVIAAVERLSAQLGQNMGARTPAPLRVWCSWYSYFREVTLGDMLDNARLALEKDLPFDVFQLDDGFQAGLGDWFDADPTFGGHARELPAQLAELGYRAGLWLAPFLVGPNSRLFAAHPEWLLKDAASAPLLLGDNWGGPYAALDTTHPEALAWLRDLAATCREWGYDYLKIDFLYAAAFPGVRHDPSVSRAQAYRMGLQAIRDGLGEDGFLLACGAPVAASIGIVDAMRTGPDVTPFWDDEPRRVLLADGAVPSTRSALQTTLARWYQHAWYQPDPDVMIARRELSLLRDHERGAMLGMLDTIGGLRASSDPIAMLGEDDLALLRRSLDITAPDRPVALTTAGGPTVTQWTRGTFNIGDRPSGDLPARSFRAAGGQSVGLNTEAQTLVELAHD from the coding sequence ATGACCCACCACTTCACCCTGAACATCGACCCCGCCGACCTCCTTGTCCTGACCAACGGCTACCAGTCGTGGAGCGAGGCCGAGCTGCGGCCCCTGCAAGGCACCCAGGTGCGCGCCAAACTGCACTGGATGACCGAGCAGGGGCAGGACCCCGCCTTTCCTCCCAGCGACGAGGCGGGCGTGTGGCGCAGCCATACCCTGGTCGCACTCGTGCGCGAGAACGGCGGAGGCTGGGTAGGCTGCGCGCTGGACGCCGCGCGCACCTTCGCCCACTGGGAGGTGCGCGCGGCCGGCGACCGGGTCGAGGTGAGCTGCGCCCTGGAAGGCCCCGAAGTCGAGGTCGCCTGGGAGGAGACGGACGACGTGATCGCTGCGGTCGAGCGCCTGAGCGCGCAGCTCGGGCAGAACATGGGCGCCCGGACGCCAGCGCCGCTGCGGGTGTGGTGCAGCTGGTACAGCTACTTCCGCGAGGTGACGCTCGGCGACATGCTGGACAATGCCCGGCTGGCCCTGGAAAAGGACCTGCCCTTCGACGTATTCCAGCTCGACGACGGCTTTCAGGCCGGTCTGGGCGACTGGTTCGACGCCGACCCGACGTTCGGCGGCCATGCCAGAGAGCTGCCCGCGCAGCTTGCGGAGCTGGGCTACCGCGCGGGGCTGTGGCTGGCCCCCTTCCTCGTCGGGCCAAACTCGCGGCTCTTCGCGGCGCACCCCGAGTGGCTGCTGAAGGACGCCGCGAGCGCGCCGCTGCTGCTGGGCGACAACTGGGGCGGGCCATACGCCGCGCTGGATACGACGCATCCGGAGGCGCTGGCGTGGCTGCGCGACCTCGCCGCGACCTGCCGCGAATGGGGCTACGACTACCTCAAGATCGACTTTCTGTATGCGGCGGCCTTTCCAGGGGTGCGGCACGACCCGTCGGTCAGCCGCGCGCAGGCGTACCGCATGGGATTGCAGGCCATCCGTGACGGACTGGGCGAGGACGGCTTCCTGCTGGCCTGCGGGGCACCGGTCGCCGCGAGCATCGGCATCGTGGACGCCATGCGCACCGGCCCCGATGTGACCCCCTTCTGGGACGACGAGCCGCGGCGCGTGCTGCTGGCCGACGGCGCGGTGCCCTCGACCCGCAGCGCCCTCCAGACCACCCTGGCCCGCTGGTACCAGCACGCGTGGTACCAGCCCGACCCCGACGTGATGATCGCCCGGCGCGAACTGAGCCTGCTGCGTGACCACGAGCGCGGCGCCATGCTGGGGATGCTCGACACCATCGGCGGCCTGCGCGCGAGCAGCGACCCCATCGCGATGCTGGGTGAAGACGACCTCGCGCTGCTGCGGCGCTCGCTGGACATCACGGCGCCCGACCGTCCCGTCGCCCTGACCACGGCGGGTGGCCCGACGGTGACGCAGTGGACGCGCGGCACCTTCAACATCGGCGACCGTCCCAGCGGCGACCTTCCTGCCCGCAGCTTCCGGGCGGCCGGGGGACAGAGTGTAGGACTGAACACAGAAGCCCAAACCCTGGTAGAACTGGCGCATGACTGA
- a CDS encoding aldo/keto reductase — MTPSDLPTTALPDGTRVPVLGQGTWNMGDDPRRRADEILALQTGLDLGLTLLDTAEMYGDGNSEELVGEAIRGRRDEVFLVSKVLPDHATRRGTVEACHASLRRLGADHLDLYLLHWRGRVPLAETVEALEGLRQSGDIRAWGVSNFDPGDLRELAGVPGGEHVATNQVLYNLTRRGTEFDLLPAAQARGLPVMAYSPVEQGRLAGNAALRAVAARHGVSDLQVALAWVLRQPGVIAIPKSGRAAHVRENRAALDLKLTGDDLSDLDAAFAPPHRAQDLEML; from the coding sequence ATGACCCCCTCCGACCTGCCGACCACTGCCCTCCCGGACGGAACCCGCGTGCCCGTGCTGGGCCAGGGCACCTGGAACATGGGCGACGACCCGCGCCGCCGCGCCGACGAGATTCTTGCCCTCCAGACCGGCCTTGATCTGGGCCTGACCCTGCTGGATACGGCCGAAATGTACGGTGACGGCAACTCCGAGGAGCTTGTGGGCGAGGCCATCCGGGGCCGCCGGGACGAGGTGTTTCTGGTCAGCAAGGTGCTGCCGGATCACGCCACGCGCCGGGGCACGGTCGAGGCCTGTCACGCCAGCCTGCGCCGCCTGGGCGCCGACCACCTCGATCTGTACCTGCTGCACTGGCGCGGGCGGGTGCCCCTGGCCGAGACCGTGGAGGCGCTCGAGGGCCTGCGCCAGTCGGGCGACATCCGCGCCTGGGGCGTGAGCAACTTCGACCCCGGCGACCTGCGTGAACTGGCCGGGGTGCCGGGAGGCGAACACGTCGCCACCAACCAGGTGCTCTACAACCTCACGCGCCGGGGCACCGAGTTCGACCTGCTGCCCGCAGCCCAGGCACGGGGCCTGCCGGTCATGGCCTATTCGCCGGTCGAGCAGGGCCGCCTCGCGGGGAATGCGGCGCTGCGGGCCGTCGCGGCGCGCCACGGGGTCAGCGACCTTCAGGTGGCCCTGGCGTGGGTGCTGCGTCAGCCGGGGGTGATCGCCATTCCCAAGTCGGGGCGGGCCGCGCACGTCCGCGAGAACCGCGCGGCCCTGGACCTCAAATTGACCGGCGACGACCTGAGCGACCTCGACGCGGCCTTCGCGCCGCCCCACCGGGCCCAGGACCTGGAGATGCTGTAG
- a CDS encoding LacI family DNA-binding transcriptional regulator produces MPRATLKDVAAHAGVSHQTVSNVLNGHPSIRPVTRERVQASISALDYHPNQAAKALREARVTTLCFTSFEHDPDNLSDPYRNLIQAALTAEANARGYSLATAFLAHDEASLDELRQRYLQRTIGGAVIIGTRLQTAQWERITSWGMKVVLLDHILPGQAHTVSADYESGMHALVAHHVSRGRRDLALVLPTQDDGSTALMRRDAFFAAARHWGVRARHIGGDWSYASGERALLDLHAWGDLPDALLGGNDRMATGALSAAHGLGLSVPGDLAVSGFDDFDFVQYLHPKLTTVRVPHAEMAREAARHLIALTNGETPQPPDPYPVSLIVRDSA; encoded by the coding sequence ATGCCCCGCGCCACGCTCAAGGATGTCGCCGCCCACGCAGGGGTCTCGCACCAGACTGTTTCCAACGTCCTCAACGGCCACCCTTCCATTCGTCCCGTCACGCGCGAGCGGGTGCAGGCGTCCATCAGCGCACTGGACTACCATCCCAACCAGGCCGCCAAGGCGCTGCGCGAGGCGCGCGTCACCACGCTGTGCTTCACCTCGTTCGAGCACGACCCCGACAACCTCAGCGACCCCTACCGCAACCTGATCCAGGCCGCGCTGACGGCCGAGGCCAACGCCCGGGGCTACAGCCTGGCGACGGCCTTCCTGGCCCACGACGAGGCGAGTCTGGACGAGCTGCGCCAGCGGTATCTCCAGCGCACCATCGGTGGAGCGGTCATCATCGGCACGCGGCTGCAGACCGCGCAGTGGGAGCGCATCACGTCCTGGGGCATGAAGGTGGTGCTGCTCGACCACATCCTGCCGGGCCAGGCCCACACGGTCAGCGCCGACTACGAGAGCGGCATGCACGCCCTGGTCGCCCATCACGTCTCGCGCGGCCGGCGCGACCTCGCACTCGTGCTGCCCACGCAGGACGACGGCAGCACCGCGCTCATGCGGCGTGACGCCTTTTTTGCGGCCGCGCGGCACTGGGGCGTGCGCGCCCGGCATATCGGCGGCGACTGGTCCTACGCCTCGGGCGAGCGGGCGCTGCTGGACCTGCACGCCTGGGGCGACCTGCCCGACGCCCTACTGGGCGGCAATGACCGCATGGCGACCGGGGCCCTGAGCGCCGCGCACGGCCTAGGCCTGAGCGTGCCCGGCGACCTGGCCGTCAGCGGCTTCGACGACTTCGACTTCGTGCAGTACCTCCACCCCAAACTGACCACCGTCCGCGTCCCACATGCCGAGATGGCGCGCGAGGCTGCGCGGCACCTCATCGCCCTGACGAACGGTGAAACCCCGCAGCCGCCCGACCCCTATCCCGTCTCGCTGATCGTCCGTGACTCGGCTTGA
- a CDS encoding alpha-glucosidase/alpha-galactosidase, whose translation MPTPKIAFVGAGSTVFAKNLLGDILSFPELGGADIRLFDIDQTRLDVTEQVAHRVARTVGAAPRVIATTDRDRALDGADFVINMIQVGGYQPATVTDFEVPRQYGLRQTIADTLGIGGIMRGLRTVPVLADMSRDMERLCPDTLHLNYVNPMAMNVWGLARLTPRVRTVGLCHSVQHTAEELANDLGIPVGEIDYLCAGINHMAFYLKFEHQGQSLYPRLMELAESGRVPETNRVRYEMLRRLGYFVTESSEHFSEYVPYFIKRGRDDLLEKFNVPLDEYPRRCVSQIGGWEHLRTQLQNPDEPMEVTRSVEYGSLIIHSMVTGQPRVVYGNVMNSPADGSAGKLIANLPDECSVEVPCLVDRQGIQPTRIGRIPPQLAGLMQTNINVQALTVEAIVTGNREHVFHAAMLDPHTSAELDLDQIWALTNDLLDQHGDFIPQSLQAAD comes from the coding sequence ATGCCCACCCCCAAGATTGCTTTCGTCGGTGCCGGCAGCACGGTCTTCGCCAAGAACCTGCTCGGAGACATCCTGAGCTTTCCCGAACTCGGCGGCGCCGACATCCGGCTCTTCGACATCGACCAGACCAGGCTCGACGTGACCGAGCAGGTCGCACACCGGGTCGCCCGTACGGTCGGCGCGGCCCCCCGCGTGATCGCCACGACCGACCGCGACCGCGCGCTCGACGGCGCCGATTTCGTCATCAACATGATCCAGGTGGGCGGCTACCAACCCGCGACCGTCACCGACTTCGAGGTCCCCAGGCAGTACGGCCTGCGCCAGACCATCGCCGACACGCTGGGCATCGGCGGCATCATGCGGGGGCTGCGCACCGTCCCTGTCCTAGCCGACATGAGCCGCGACATGGAGCGGCTGTGCCCAGACACCCTGCACCTGAACTATGTCAACCCGATGGCCATGAACGTCTGGGGGCTGGCGCGCCTCACCCCGCGCGTCAGGACCGTGGGCCTGTGCCACAGCGTGCAGCACACCGCCGAGGAACTGGCGAACGACCTCGGCATCCCGGTCGGGGAAATCGACTACCTGTGCGCCGGGATCAACCACATGGCCTTCTATCTCAAGTTCGAGCACCAGGGCCAGAGCCTCTACCCCCGCCTGATGGAACTCGCCGAATCCGGCCGCGTGCCCGAGACCAACCGCGTGCGCTACGAGATGCTGCGCCGCCTGGGCTACTTCGTGACCGAGAGCAGCGAGCACTTCTCGGAGTACGTGCCTTACTTCATCAAGCGCGGGCGCGACGACCTGCTGGAGAAGTTCAACGTGCCGCTCGACGAGTACCCGCGCCGCTGCGTCTCTCAGATCGGCGGCTGGGAGCACCTGCGCACGCAGCTCCAGAACCCCGACGAACCCATGGAGGTGACGCGCAGCGTGGAGTACGGCTCGCTCATCATCCACAGCATGGTGACGGGCCAGCCGCGCGTGGTGTACGGCAACGTGATGAACAGCCCGGCGGACGGCTCGGCCGGCAAGCTCATCGCCAACCTGCCCGACGAATGCAGTGTGGAGGTGCCGTGCCTGGTCGACCGCCAGGGCATCCAGCCCACGCGCATCGGGCGCATCCCGCCGCAGCTCGCGGGCCTGATGCAGACCAACATCAACGTGCAGGCCCTGACGGTCGAGGCCATCGTGACCGGCAACCGCGAACACGTCTTCCACGCGGCGATGCTCGACCCGCACACGAGCGCCGAACTCGACCTCGACCAGATCTGGGCGCTGACGAACGACCTGCTGGACCAGCACGGCGACTTCATCCCGCAGAGTCTGCAGGCCGCCGACTGA
- the purB gene encoding adenylosuccinate lyase: MIDRYLTPEMKSLWSEASKYRAWLKVELAAMDAQANHGEVPRGAHTTLVQKSEADPLDDAFALKVAEIEAVTRHDIVAFTRALTDRYGDEARFIHHGLTSTDVVDTAQNLLLDEALGLIVADVETLREVCRTQAVAYKHTPTVGRTHGIHAEPMTFGLKFLNWMTALDRDLERLHAARRRVQVVMLSGSVGTYAHVSPRVEEEVAGRWGWQAAPVTNQTLARDRHAEVLSALAILGTTLEKIAVEIRHLQRSEVREAMEPFGKGQTGSSSMPHKKNPILTENVTGFARLLRGYLTTGLENVALWHERDISHSSAERVILPDATAAASYATRRLTGVLRDLVVFPERMLRNLNDLGGLVFSQRVLHALIDEKGMSREAAYGLVQRSALQSWESGEGLRELLKADPENPLSDTELDAAFDLAWYLRHVDDIYARFGL, from the coding sequence ATGATCGACCGCTACCTGACCCCCGAGATGAAGTCGCTGTGGAGCGAGGCCAGCAAGTACCGCGCGTGGCTGAAGGTGGAACTCGCCGCCATGGACGCCCAGGCCAACCACGGCGAGGTGCCCCGCGGGGCCCACACCACGCTGGTCCAGAAAAGTGAGGCCGACCCGCTGGATGACGCCTTCGCCCTCAAGGTGGCCGAGATCGAGGCGGTGACCCGCCACGACATCGTGGCCTTCACCCGCGCCCTGACCGACCGCTACGGCGACGAGGCGCGCTTTATCCACCACGGCCTGACGAGCACCGACGTCGTGGACACCGCCCAGAACCTGCTGCTCGACGAGGCGCTGGGCCTCATCGTGGCCGACGTGGAGACGCTGCGCGAAGTGTGCCGCACGCAGGCCGTGGCCTACAAGCACACGCCGACGGTGGGCCGCACCCATGGCATCCACGCCGAGCCGATGACCTTCGGCCTGAAGTTCCTAAACTGGATGACTGCCCTGGACCGCGACCTGGAGCGCCTGCACGCCGCCCGGCGCCGCGTGCAGGTTGTCATGCTCTCGGGGTCGGTGGGCACCTACGCGCACGTCTCACCCCGCGTGGAAGAAGAAGTCGCGGGGCGCTGGGGCTGGCAGGCCGCGCCCGTCACCAACCAGACACTGGCCCGCGACCGTCACGCCGAGGTGCTCTCGGCCCTGGCGATCCTGGGCACCACCCTGGAGAAGATCGCCGTGGAAATCCGTCACCTGCAGCGCAGCGAGGTGCGCGAGGCGATGGAACCCTTCGGCAAGGGCCAGACCGGCAGCAGCTCCATGCCGCACAAGAAAAATCCCATCCTGACCGAGAACGTCACCGGTTTCGCGCGCCTGCTGCGGGGCTACCTGACGACCGGCCTGGAAAACGTGGCCCTGTGGCACGAGCGCGACATCAGCCATTCGAGCGCCGAGCGCGTCATCCTGCCCGACGCCACGGCCGCGGCGAGCTACGCGACCCGCCGCCTGACCGGTGTACTGCGCGACCTCGTAGTGTTCCCCGAGCGGATGCTGCGCAACCTCAACGACCTGGGCGGGCTGGTGTTCTCGCAGCGGGTCCTGCACGCCCTGATCGACGAGAAGGGCATGAGCCGCGAGGCCGCCTACGGCCTGGTGCAGCGTAGCGCCCTCCAGAGCTGGGAGAGCGGCGAGGGCCTGCGTGAGCTCCTGAAGGCCGACCCCGAAAATCCGCTGAGTGACACCGAACTCGACGCCGCCTTCGACCTGGCCTGGTATCTGCGCCACGTAGACGACATCTACGCGCGCTTCGGGCTCTGA
- a CDS encoding cyclic-di-AMP receptor, which produces MKLVLAVIQDADATALVRTLSEHAFEVTKLASTGGFLREGNTTLMIGVDDDRLPELKRHVQRTCRARTRLVSPNVPMGEQNESLMGDPVEVPVGGAVMFVMGVQEFVKV; this is translated from the coding sequence ATGAAGCTGGTTCTTGCCGTGATTCAGGACGCCGACGCGACCGCCCTTGTGCGGACCCTGTCGGAACACGCCTTCGAGGTCACCAAGCTCGCCAGCACCGGCGGCTTTCTGCGTGAGGGCAACACCACCCTCATGATCGGGGTGGACGACGACCGCCTCCCCGAACTCAAGCGCCACGTGCAGCGCACCTGCCGCGCCCGCACCCGCTTGGTGTCGCCGAACGTGCCGATGGGCGAGCAGAACGAGAGCCTGATGGGCGACCCCGTCGAGGTGCCGGTGGGCGGCGCGGTGATGTTCGTGATGGGCGTACAGGAGTTCGTGAAGGTCTGA
- a CDS encoding inositol monophosphatase family protein has product MTHHATSPEQMTHWLDVAVRAARAAGAVHLAHLGRVENVRAKSSFADLVTEVDGEAERVIRAEIAADFPEHTVLGEEEGAQGEPGRYRWVVDPLDGTVNYAHGYPVFCSSVALEEDGERVVGAVYDPTRGELFTATRGGGAFLNGEPVRVSATPTLDTPALLATGFPYDTSGERNLVYVARVLRLGVPLRRPGAAALDLCNVACGRMDGYWELGVQPWDVAAGSLILEEAGGRVSDQAGLTTPYGPMIVATNSALHPELLELLRDEE; this is encoded by the coding sequence ATGACCCACCACGCGACCTCCCCCGAACAGATGACCCACTGGCTGGACGTCGCCGTGCGCGCGGCCAGAGCGGCGGGGGCCGTCCATCTCGCGCACCTGGGGCGGGTGGAGAACGTGCGGGCCAAGAGCAGCTTCGCGGACCTCGTGACCGAGGTGGACGGTGAGGCCGAGCGCGTCATCCGCGCCGAGATCGCCGCCGATTTTCCGGAGCATACCGTGCTGGGTGAGGAAGAGGGCGCGCAGGGCGAGCCGGGCCGCTACCGCTGGGTCGTGGACCCCCTGGACGGAACGGTGAACTACGCGCACGGCTACCCGGTCTTTTGTTCCTCGGTGGCGCTGGAGGAGGACGGCGAACGCGTGGTCGGCGCGGTGTACGACCCCACGCGCGGCGAACTGTTCACGGCGACGCGCGGCGGCGGGGCCTTTCTGAACGGCGAGCCGGTCCGGGTCAGCGCCACGCCCACCCTCGACACGCCCGCCCTGCTCGCCACCGGCTTTCCCTACGACACGAGCGGTGAGCGCAACCTCGTGTACGTGGCGCGCGTGCTGCGGCTGGGGGTGCCGCTGCGGCGGCCCGGCGCGGCGGCGCTGGACCTGTGCAACGTCGCCTGCGGACGCATGGACGGCTACTGGGAGCTGGGCGTGCAGCCCTGGGACGTGGCGGCCGGCAGCCTGATTCTGGAGGAGGCGGGGGGGCGCGTCAGCGATCAGGCGGGCCTGACCACTCCCTACGGCCCCATGATCGTCGCCACGAACAGCGCGCTGCACCCCGAGCTGCTGGAGCTTCTCCGGGACGAGGAATAA